TGCCGCCGGTCGATCCGGTGATGCCACCGGTGCCACCGCCCAGCGACTGGAAGGCGAAGCCGATTCTGGCGCCGCGCACCGGCACCTGGTTGGCATCGGTCAGGCAAACGCTGACGGTCGCCTGCTGGTTGGCGCTGATCTGCTCGGGAACGGCGACCAGGTTGGCCGGGCCGGCCGCCGGATAGGCGGTCAGTTCCGCATCGGCGACGGTCTTCGGCTCGCCGGCCACCACGCGACCGTTGCCCTGTGCCCAGACGATGACGCTGGAGCCCAGGCGCGACACCGGGTACGTCATCAGGGTGGTCGCGACGCCCAGCTCGTTGGTGGCTGCGCTCTGGCCGATGTTGCCAATGGTGGCGCGTCCGATTGCGTAGGGGATGACGCCGCCGTTGTTGACGCTGTTGCCCGTGTCGTCGTTGAAGTTGAAGCGACGGGTCACGGTCAGGCTGCCCGGGCCGGTGACGCTCTGGATCACCCGCGCCATCTCCAGATCGCGATTGCCCGCGACACTGCGTCCGAACAGCACCAGCGCGTCGCCCGGGCCGGCGCCACCGCCGGCACTGGTGAAGGCGCCGTTGGCGGCGGTGAACAGGGTGCCGCCCTCCTGCGGATCGCCGTTGTTGCCGGAGATCGCGAACGGACCGAAACCGCCATCGGGCGCGCCCTGGATGGGCGAGTCGATCAGGCCGAAGTCGATGACCGTGCCCGGCCGGACCGGGTTGCCCAACCGGTCGGTGGCCACCGCGCTCATGATCACGCTGTAGCTGCCATCCGGCGCCGCACCGAAGTTGGACTCATTGACGAACAGCGAGTCGATGAACGGGCTGGTCAGGGTGAGGCTGAACAACTGGCCGTCGGACACCACGATGGTGTTCTCCGCGGTCAGCGCATTCTGGATGCCGTTGTCGATGTTGTTGTCGGCACGATCGGCGGTGGCACGGATCGTCACCGGGCCCTCGCGGGTCGAGGAAACGAAGATCGCGCTGGCGATGCCGTTGGCGGTCCGGGTACTGACCACGGTGCCTTCCTGGGTGGCACCGGCGGCGTTGGTGGTGCGCAGTCGCTCACCCTGGGGATTGACGATCTCGAGCCGGAGGTTGTTCCAGGCGACGCCGCCCTGCTGCGGGTTGGGCACCGGGCTCCCGGCGCCGTCGGTGACGAAGATGCGGATGGCGCGGTCGGTCTGTACGTAGGACGCCGAGCCCAGCGGTTCGATATCGATGCTCGCCGGCATGTTGGGCACGCCGGAGACGATGGTGAACTCCATCTCGGCGCTGAGATCCTCGTTGGTGTCGAGGTCGCGCACGCCCACCGTGAGCGTGCCGGTGCCCTGGAAGCCCAGGGAGCGGGCGAACACCGTTGCGCGTCCGGCGTTCAGGGCCAGGTGGGTGGAAGCCAGGAAGAGTTCGCACTCATTGATGTCGGTGGTTTCCGGATCATCCGGAATGCCCAGCGCACCGACGTTCGCCGGAGATGTCCACGATGCCCGCATGGCCTCCGAGTCGGTCGGCGTGGTCACCAACTCGCCGCGCAGGTTGCGCCACGTCACCTGGACCTCGGCCTGGTAGGGGTAACCGCGGCAGTTTGGCGGTACCCCTTCCAGGTTGATCGGGATCTGGGTGCGGTCGGCGACCAGGGTCAGGCGGTTGTCGTTGCTGGGACCGCCATTGAGCGAGATGCTGGTCTGCCCCGTGACGTTCAAGGTCGGCGTCTGCGGGTCGTTCACCGACGCCCGGACCACGACGGTGCCGGTCTGCCGCGTGCTCTTGAAGCGGAACCGGGCGACGCCGCCGGCGGTGGCGGCCTGGGCGCTGTTGTTGAAGGACTGGTTGTCGCCGCTGGCGGCGCCGACCTGGCCGAGCGCGGGACTGTCCACGCTGAGGCTCACCACGGTTCCGTCGGGCACGCCGGTGCCGCGACGCGTGACGTTGACCACGATGTCGGACAGCGAGTTGACACCCAGGGTGGACTGGCTGCTCGACACCGCGACGCTGACCGTCTGCGGCGGCTGGATGCCACCGCCGGAGTCACTGCCACCGCCGCCGCAGGCGACCAGCGCCAGGCTGCCGAGGAGGGGAACGAGCCGTTGCAGGGCGCGGATCATCTTGTTCTCCAAGCTTGCATTGATCATGTCTGGGAATCCGGTGCGCGGTTACTGCAGCGTCTCGCGCAGCAGCTTGGGCGTGACGAAGATCAGCAGTTCTGCCTTCGACATCCGGCGGTTCTTGTTGCGGAACAGGTTGCCCAGCACAGGCACGTCGCCGAGCAACGGCACCTTCTGCAGGGACTCTTCGGATGAGATCTCGTAGACGCCTCCCAGGACCACGGTCTCGCCGTTCTGGACCAGGACCGCGGTGTTGATCTCGCGCTTGGTGATCGAGGGAATGGTGCCCTGCGGCGTCTGGATGCGCTCGGCCACCTCGTCCTTCTTGACGTTCAGGGCCAGGAAGACGCGCCCGTCGTTGGTGATGGTCGGCGTGACGCGCAGCTCGAGCAGGATCTCCTTGAAGTTCACGGTGGTCTGCACCACGCCGCCGGACACCTGTGTGGTCTGGTAGCCCTCTTCACGGCCCTGCTTGATCACGGCTTCCTGCTGGTTGGCGGTGATCACCCTGGGGTTGGACACCACCTCGCCGCGACCCTCTGCCTGCAGAGCCGAGAGCTCCAGGTCGAGCAGGTAGTCGGCGCCCAGGATGGCCAGCGCGAAACTGCCGGCGCCGGGCGTGCTGACCGGAAGGTTGAAGTTCAGGCGCTCACCCAGCAGCGGAGCGCGGATCGGGTCGCCGCGCTGTTCGGGCTCCACGAAGACGGGCAGGCCACGGCTGCGACCGGTGTAGCGGTTGCGGATCCCCTCTCCGTTCATGCGGTCGGTGCCGGTGGCGCTGCCCGCGGTTGTGAAGATGTTGCCCTCGCCATCCTCTCTCGCGCCGCTGACGCCGAAGCGGGCGCCCAGCTCGCGCGCGAAGCTCTCGTTGGCAATCACGATGCGGGACTCGATGAGCACCTGCTGTACCGGCCGGTCGAGCAGGGCAATCAGTTCCCTGATCTCCTGCAGCTTCGGCGGAATGTCGTTGACCAGAAGGGTGTTGGTACGGCGATCGAAGGAGACGCTGCCGCGCGGGGACAGGAAGCCCCTCGCTCCCGTGGTCCCCTGGCCGGCGCCCCCACCCTGGGACTGCTGGCTCTCGGTGGTCAACAGCTTGGCGATCTCCTCGGCACTGCCGAAGTTGATCGGGATGTAGTCGGTGATCAGCTCGGCGCGCTCCTCCATGGCGATGCGCGCGTCCTCCATTTCCTTCTCGCGGTTGGCGATCTCCTGCTGGGGCGCGATCCAGATCACGTTGCCCTGGGTGCGCTTGTCCAGGCCCTTGGCCTGCAGGATGATGTCGAGTGCCTGGTCCCACGGCACGTTGACGAGGCGCAGGGTGATGTTGCCCTGCACCGAATCCGCGACCACCACGTTGAGTTCGGAAACATCGGCGATCAGCTGCAGCACCGAGCGGACCGGTATGTCCTGGAAGTTGAAGGTTACGCGCTGACCGGAGTACTCCGGCGTCTTGAGGCGCCGCTCGGCGGCGGTCGGCTCACGCTTCTCGGCGACCTCGACCACGTACTGGTTGCCGGTCTGGTAGGCGAGCGTCTGGATCGCGCCACTGGTGCCGATCTCGATGCGCGCGCCGCTGTCGCCGACCGCGCGGATGTCGACGAACTGCACCGGCGTGGCGAAATCGGTGACGTCGAGGCGGCGGATGTTGCGCTCCGGGACCCGAACGTTGGCCAGCTCCAGCTGCAGGCGGTTCCCGAACTCCCGCATGTCGGCGCCGACGCTTTCGCCGGTGAACACCAGCTGCAGCCGGCCCTCGCCGTTGCTGCCGCGCCGGAAGTCGACCCGGTCGAGCTCGTTGCGGGCGGCGATCGCCGGTCGCTTGGTGGGATCGGTCTCGGCGGCGATGGTCGCCGATCCGCCGGACGCCGACACGCCGGATTCGACGCTGAGCACCAGCGCCGGGCCCTCCTGGCGCAGCGAATAGCTCGCCGGGCGCAGGAGATCGACCACCAGGCGGGTGCGACCGCCCGATTCCACCGCGGAAACCGCGCTGACGGCGCCGCTGCCGACCGGCAGCCGGCGCTCGGCCCAGGCGTTTCGCGTGTCTATCAGGTCGACCGCGATGCGGGCCGGCGAGTCGGTCGCGAAGTCCCTTGCGTCGACGCGGGCCTCGGCCAGGGTCATGCGGATGTCGACCCGCCCGCCGCCAGCGACCACGTAGTCGACCGATTCCAGGATGTTGGACGCGAACGCTGCGGGTGCCAGCAGCAAGGCCAGGATCGTGGCTGCGGCGGCCAGCGGCCGGCAGCTGTTCTGGATGTGGGCAGAGGCAATCATGGGCTCGCTCTCACTGGTTCTCGAGTGGGATCAGGGCGGGCTGCTCCAGCCATCCGCCCACGCCGTTGGGGATGAGTTCGACCAGCTCGATGCGGTCTTCGAAGATTCGGGTGATGCGTCCGTCGGCCTGACCCAGGTAGTTGTTCGGCCGAACCCGGTAGACCACGCCGTCCGGCGCCTTGATCAGGCCGTACATATCGGCGGCCATGCCGATGGTGCCGACCATGTCCAGGGCGTCGAGCGGAAAACTCTCCAGGGCTTCCTTGCGGCGATTCGGGTCCGGTCGTGGGCCCACGCCGGCCAGGGTGACCCGCTCCTCGCCGGTCTCCCAGGGCGAGAACGGCTCGCGCATGTCGAAGGCATCGTAGGGATGCGGATCGAACGTCTTCAGGACCGGCAATGGATCGAGCGGCGCACCGCGCCTGGCCTTGACCTGCTCGACCCACTCCTCGAGGTCCCGCTTGCCGCCGCCGCAGGCGGCCAGCGACAAGGCCAGGGCCAGGATCGCAAGGACCCTGCCGGACCACATCATCTCCCCCTGACCAGACATCTCAGCCTCCTCCCGCGGCAGCCGCGTCCTGCGCTGCCTGCTCGTCTTCGTCCAGGTACCGGTAGGTCCGGACCGTGCCCTCCATGCGCAGCGGACCGCCGGGCGTCGCCGCCTGGGCGCCGCCGCGTCGGGCACCACGACTGGCCCCCGGGCTGTCGCTGGGCTGCAGGACGATATCGTGCATGGTCAGGATGACCACGCGCGGCAATGAAGCCAGATCGCTGATGAACTGGCCGAACTGGTGATAGGTGCCGACCATGCGGATGGTGATCGGCTTTTCCGCATAGAAGTCCCGAGGCACCTCGGCGCCGGGCTCGAAGAGCTGGGTGTCGATACCTGCGGCCAGCGCGGTCTGCGAAATGTCGGTGAGCAGATCCGGCATCTCCGTTCGGCTGGGCAGCTGGCGCAGCATCTGGCGGAACTGCTCGTCCATCTCGGCGAGCTGGTCCCGATAGGCGGCCAGGTTGACCACGCGGCCCTGCTTGATCTCGAAGTCGCGGCGCAGGTCCTGCTCCTGGCGCGCATGCATCTCGAGCTCGAGCTTCTGTTCGCTGATCTTGAAGTACCAGCCAGCGACGGCGATCAGGATCACCACCAGCGCCGAGAAGGTGACCTTGACACCCTGCGGCCAGGCCCCGACGTTGCTGGTGTCGAGGTTTCGGAAATCGGAAAGCTTCATTGCGTGCCTCCGGCATCCGCGAACGGCGGGTCGTCCTCGGTCTCGGGCGCGCCGGGCTGGGTCATGGTGACCCGCAGCGTGAATGCGAACCGGCTGCCGGCGTCCTCGCCCTTGGCCTCGACGACGCGCAGATCGGGATTGGTGAGCCATTCCGAGCTGTCGAGCCGGCGCATGTACTGGGATACGCGCGCCTGCGACTGGGCGACGCCCTCCAGGGTGAGTTGCGGACCCGACTGGCGGACCGCGCTGAGGCGCACGCCTTCGGGAATGGTCTTCACCATCTGCTCCCACAGGTGGACCATCTGCGTGCGGTTGGCCTGCAGGCGCTCGATGACGTCCTTGCGTGCGATCAACTGCCGACGCCGCTCCTCGAGCCGCTCGATCTCGCGGATCTGGTCCTCGAGCCGGGTGATTTCCTCTCTCAGATAGGCGTTCCGGGCGAGCTGGTCGTCTATCCGGTTGTTGTAGAAGGTGATTCCGGCGAGCACGACCAGGACGCCCAGCACCGCGGCGGCGCCGAGCATGATGTAGAACTCCCGCTCGCGCTGCTTGCGGCGCTTGACACGCCAGGGCAACAGGTTAATGCGCGCGGCCATCAGTCGAAGCTCCTCAGCGCAAGCCCACAGGCGATCATCATCGAGGTGCCCTCCTCCACCGCACGGGCCGGGACCCTGCTGGCCCGGCCCATCTCGGCCAGCGGATTGCCGACGTGGGCCGGGACGCCGATCTCGGCGCTGATCGCCTCGGCCAACCCGCTCATCGCCGCCGTGCCGCCACAGACGATGATCTGGTCGACCCGGCTGAACTCGCTGCCGGCGTAGAAGTACTGGAGCAGGCGGCCGAGCTGCACGGCGACGCCGTTGCGGAAGCCGGGCAGGACCTCCTCGGCATAGCTCTCCGGCAGGCTGTTGGCGCGGATAGCGGCCTGCGCCTCGTCCTGGCTCAGCCCGTAGCGGCGCTGCACGTCGTCGACCAGGCTGCGCCCGCCGAAGGCGTGCTCGCGGGTGTAGACCACCCGCCCTTCCCGGATGACCACCATCGCCGTGGCGTTGGCGCCGATGTCGAAGATCGCCGACACGGTGTCGGCCGGGGCGTTGCGCACCACCGGCAGCAGCTCGGCGGCGCGGGCGATGGCGAAGGCCTCGACATCGACCTTTTCCATGGTCAGCCCCGCCAGCTCGACCACCGCCACCCGGGAGTCGACGGTTTCCGTGCGGCAGGCGGCCATCACCACATCGACCAGCTCGGTGCCGCGGTTGCCCAGGACATGGAAGTCCAGGCTGATGTCCTCGAGCGGGTACGGGATGAACTGTCCTGCCTCGACCTGGACCTGACCTTCGAGGTCGTCTTCGTTCAGGCCGCTCGGCAGGGTCAGGATCTTGGTGATCACTGCCGAGCCGGCCACGGCGGCGGCGGCATGCTTGATCCGGCTGCCGGAACGCTCCAGCGCCCGTTTCACCGCATTGCCCACCGCATCGACGTCGCTGACCTGCTTGTCGCGGACGGCGTCGGAGGGCAGCGGCTCGACGGCCCACGCCTCGATACGGTAGCCACGGTCCTGCCGGCCCAGTTCGAGCAGCTTGACGGATGTGGACGAGATGTCGATGCCGACCAGGGCCGGCGACCTTGCTTTGAAGAGACCCACGAAGATTCCCCCTGTAGGACGGTCTCTTACGACG
This portion of the Lysobacterales bacterium genome encodes:
- the pilM gene encoding type IV pilus assembly protein PilM, whose protein sequence is MGLFKARSPALVGIDISSTSVKLLELGRQDRGYRIEAWAVEPLPSDAVRDKQVSDVDAVGNAVKRALERSGSRIKHAAAAVAGSAVITKILTLPSGLNEDDLEGQVQVEAGQFIPYPLEDISLDFHVLGNRGTELVDVVMAACRTETVDSRVAVVELAGLTMEKVDVEAFAIARAAELLPVVRNAPADTVSAIFDIGANATAMVVIREGRVVYTREHAFGGRSLVDDVQRRYGLSQDEAQAAIRANSLPESYAEEVLPGFRNGVAVQLGRLLQYFYAGSEFSRVDQIIVCGGTAAMSGLAEAISAEIGVPAHVGNPLAEMGRASRVPARAVEEGTSMMIACGLALRSFD
- a CDS encoding PilN domain-containing protein; its protein translation is MAARINLLPWRVKRRKQREREFYIMLGAAAVLGVLVVLAGITFYNNRIDDQLARNAYLREEITRLEDQIREIERLEERRRQLIARKDVIERLQANRTQMVHLWEQMVKTIPEGVRLSAVRQSGPQLTLEGVAQSQARVSQYMRRLDSSEWLTNPDLRVVEAKGEDAGSRFAFTLRVTMTQPGAPETEDDPPFADAGGTQ
- a CDS encoding type IV pilus secretin PilQ family protein; protein product: MIASAHIQNSCRPLAAAATILALLLAPAAFASNILESVDYVVAGGGRVDIRMTLAEARVDARDFATDSPARIAVDLIDTRNAWAERRLPVGSGAVSAVSAVESGGRTRLVVDLLRPASYSLRQEGPALVLSVESGVSASGGSATIAAETDPTKRPAIAARNELDRVDFRRGSNGEGRLQLVFTGESVGADMREFGNRLQLELANVRVPERNIRRLDVTDFATPVQFVDIRAVGDSGARIEIGTSGAIQTLAYQTGNQYVVEVAEKREPTAAERRLKTPEYSGQRVTFNFQDIPVRSVLQLIADVSELNVVVADSVQGNITLRLVNVPWDQALDIILQAKGLDKRTQGNVIWIAPQQEIANREKEMEDARIAMEERAELITDYIPINFGSAEEIAKLLTTESQQSQGGGAGQGTTGARGFLSPRGSVSFDRRTNTLLVNDIPPKLQEIRELIALLDRPVQQVLIESRIVIANESFARELGARFGVSGAREDGEGNIFTTAGSATGTDRMNGEGIRNRYTGRSRGLPVFVEPEQRGDPIRAPLLGERLNFNLPVSTPGAGSFALAILGADYLLDLELSALQAEGRGEVVSNPRVITANQQEAVIKQGREEGYQTTQVSGGVVQTTVNFKEILLELRVTPTITNDGRVFLALNVKKDEVAERIQTPQGTIPSITKREINTAVLVQNGETVVLGGVYEISSEESLQKVPLLGDVPVLGNLFRNKNRRMSKAELLIFVTPKLLRETLQ
- a CDS encoding pilus assembly protein PilP; amino-acid sequence: MSGQGEMMWSGRVLAILALALSLAACGGGKRDLEEWVEQVKARRGAPLDPLPVLKTFDPHPYDAFDMREPFSPWETGEERVTLAGVGPRPDPNRRKEALESFPLDALDMVGTIGMAADMYGLIKAPDGVVYRVRPNNYLGQADGRITRIFEDRIELVELIPNGVGGWLEQPALIPLENQ
- the pilO gene encoding type 4a pilus biogenesis protein PilO; its protein translation is MKLSDFRNLDTSNVGAWPQGVKVTFSALVVILIAVAGWYFKISEQKLELEMHARQEQDLRRDFEIKQGRVVNLAAYRDQLAEMDEQFRQMLRQLPSRTEMPDLLTDISQTALAAGIDTQLFEPGAEVPRDFYAEKPITIRMVGTYHQFGQFISDLASLPRVVILTMHDIVLQPSDSPGASRGARRGGAQAATPGGPLRMEGTVRTYRYLDEDEQAAQDAAAAGGG